In a single window of the Drosophila miranda strain MSH22 chromosome XL, D.miranda_PacBio2.1, whole genome shotgun sequence genome:
- the LOC108153536 gene encoding seipin produces the protein MNFLLRFIVFCFDPLGLGRRFLVRPALNVGWNVYDRVRSKADEKVGTVRELVLRLGLIAFAVVLIIWLAVFMYAAFYYIYMPAISHTRPVHMQFKTCLETSTPCTFPHAHVSLTKKQQLLMVGQAYKVIVNIDMPESPQNLELGMFMVCAEMRDYDSMLRGHSCRSAMMRYRSPLIRMISTWALSPLYVLGWKEEFQQVPVEIFSRYLEERQHPITDVYVEIQSQKIQFYTVTLHIVADFTGLRYIMFNWPVLSAIVAISTNLFFILVVFLLSWYHWSDASWLHSLQIKYARLTNTLQSGAGSVILSSTSMSSLRDDDLLSLDEKSDIADVGGGDADDLMVEKSLDKHSLGRDAKDALRQRKTKRTDQ, from the exons ATGAACTTCCTGCTGCGCTTCATCGTGTTCTGCTTTGATCCGCTGGGTCTGGGGCGACGCTTTTTGGTCCGGCCAGCTCTAAATGTGGGGTGGAATGTGTACGATCGGGTGCGCAGCAAAGCGGACGAAAAGGTTGGAACTGTGCGGGAGCTGGTGCTGCGCCTGGGACTGATCGCCTTTGCCGTCGTCCTGATCATCTGGCTGGCAGTGTTCATGTACGCGGCCTTCTACTATATCTACATGCCGGCCATTTCGCACACGCGTCCCGTTCACATGCAGTTCAA AACATGCCTGGAGACAAGTACGCCCTGCACCTTTCCCCACGCCCACGTCTCGCTGACCAAGAAGCAACAGCTGCTGATGGTGGGCCAGGCGTACAAGGTTATCGTGAACATTGATATGCCAGAGTCGCCGCAGAATCTTGAGCTGGGCATGTTCATGGTGTGCGCTGAAATGCGCGACTATGACTCTATGCTGCGCGGCCACTCCTGCCGCTCGGCAATGATGCGCTATCGATCACCGCTCATCCGTATGATATCCACGTGGGCCCTCAGTCCCCTGTATGTGCTCGGCTGGAAGGAGGAGTTCCAGCAGGTGCCCGTCGAGATATTCTCACGCTATCTGGAGGAGCGACAGCACCCCATCACCGATGTCTACGTGGAGATACAGTCGCAGAAGATCCAGTTCTATACGGTCACCCTTCACATAGTGGCTGATTTTACCGGCCTGCGTTATATAATGTTTAATTGGCCCGTCCTCTCGGCCATAGTGG CCATTAGCACCAATCTATTCTTTATATTGGTCGTTTTTCTGCTCAGCTGGTACCACTGGTCCGACGCCAGCTGGCTGCACAGTTTACAAATCAAGTACGCACGGCTCACGAACACGCTGCAGTCCGGTGCAGGCAGTGTGATCCTCTCCAGCACGAGCATGAGTAGCCTGCGCGACGACGATCTTCTCTCGCTGGACGAGAAGTCTGACATAGCCGATGTTGGTGGTGGCGATGCCGATGATCTGATGGTGGAAAAGTCCCTGGACAAGCACAGCCTTGGCCGGGACGCCAAGGATGCACTGCGTCAGCGCAAAACGAAACGGACCGACCAATGA